A genomic region of Methylobacterium durans contains the following coding sequences:
- a CDS encoding amino acid permease, giving the protein MTAGLTSDLLRTKSLDRLNADAEAGEHKLQRTLGPWSLIGLGIGAVIGAGLFSLTGIAAAEHAGPAVVISFAIAAIGCAFAGMCYSELAGMIPVAGSAYTYAYATMGEFVAWIIGWDLVLEYAVGAATVSVSWSKYVVRFLHEFGIDLPGNLVHSPFETYQLADGSTAHGLVNLPAILIICACSYLLMIGIRESARVNAVIVMVKLAVVAAVIGVGVFYIKPANYVPFIPDNTGTFGEYGWSGIMRAAGVVFFAYIGFDAVSTAAQEAKNPQRNMMIGILGSLAICTVIYILFAGVLTGLVHYDAMRGDAAPVNTAIAQTPFPWLKNLVTLGIIAGFSTVILVLLLGQSRVFYTMSQDRLLPGLFSRIHPEWKTPYRSNLFFMVFTGALGGFLPISQLGHMTSIGTLLAFVLVCLGVIILRRTQPDAKREYRTPLVPLVPILGIVSCGAMMVSLDGETWIRLVVWLGIGLVIYFAWSRRHSRIGREEAAGKA; this is encoded by the coding sequence ATGACGGCCGGCCTGACGAGCGACCTCCTGCGAACGAAATCCCTGGACCGTCTCAACGCGGATGCGGAGGCCGGCGAGCACAAGCTGCAGCGGACCCTGGGGCCGTGGAGCCTGATCGGCCTCGGGATCGGCGCCGTGATCGGGGCGGGCCTGTTCTCGCTCACCGGCATCGCCGCGGCCGAGCATGCCGGACCGGCAGTCGTGATCTCTTTCGCCATCGCGGCAATCGGCTGCGCGTTCGCCGGCATGTGCTACAGCGAGCTCGCGGGCATGATCCCGGTGGCGGGCTCGGCCTACACCTACGCCTACGCAACGATGGGCGAGTTCGTCGCCTGGATCATCGGCTGGGACCTCGTGCTCGAATACGCGGTCGGCGCCGCGACGGTGTCGGTCAGCTGGTCGAAATACGTCGTGCGCTTCCTGCACGAGTTCGGGATCGACCTGCCGGGCAACCTCGTCCACTCGCCCTTCGAGACCTATCAGCTCGCGGACGGCAGCACCGCGCACGGCCTCGTCAACCTGCCGGCGATCCTCATCATCTGCGCCTGCTCCTACCTCCTGATGATCGGCATCCGGGAATCGGCGCGGGTGAACGCGGTGATCGTGATGGTGAAGCTCGCCGTCGTGGCGGCGGTGATCGGCGTCGGCGTGTTCTACATCAAGCCCGCCAATTACGTGCCCTTCATCCCCGACAACACCGGGACCTTCGGCGAGTACGGCTGGAGCGGGATCATGCGTGCCGCTGGCGTGGTGTTCTTCGCCTATATCGGCTTCGACGCGGTTTCGACCGCGGCGCAGGAGGCCAAGAACCCACAGCGGAACATGATGATCGGCATCCTCGGGTCGCTCGCGATCTGCACGGTCATCTACATCCTGTTCGCGGGCGTGCTCACCGGCCTCGTCCACTACGACGCGATGCGCGGCGACGCGGCGCCGGTGAACACCGCGATTGCGCAGACGCCGTTTCCCTGGCTCAAGAACCTCGTGACGCTGGGCATCATCGCCGGCTTCTCGACCGTGATCCTCGTGCTGCTGCTCGGCCAGAGCCGGGTCTTCTACACGATGTCCCAGGACCGGCTGCTGCCCGGCCTGTTCTCGCGCATTCACCCGGAATGGAAGACGCCCTACCGCTCGAACCTGTTCTTCATGGTCTTCACCGGCGCCCTCGGCGGCTTCCTGCCGATCAGCCAGCTCGGCCACATGACGAGCATCGGCACCCTGCTGGCCTTCGTCCTCGTCTGCCTTGGCGTGATCATCCTCCGGCGCACCCAGCCCGACGCGAAGCGCGAGTACCGGACGCCCCTCGTGCCGCTGGTGCCGATCCTCGGCATCGTGAGCTGCGGGGCGATGATGGTCTCCCTCGACGGCGAGACCTGGATCCGCCTGGTCGTCTGGCTCGGGATCGGGCTCGTGATCTACTTCGCCTGGAGCCGCCGCCACAGCCGCATCGGCCGCGAGGAAGCGGCCGGGAAGGCGTGA
- a CDS encoding MBL fold metallo-hydrolase produces the protein MMMSKRPTPDSALTLRFWGVRGSTPVSGPDYVEFGGSTPCLEIRCGERLFLIDAGSGLYNCGQFHRETLPKSVDLLFSHLHLDHTGGLPFFKPAVFDPERTVHTYCGNLDGASAEEALGRLFAPPLFPVTLDVLPCTLKHHGFKAGETLTFPDGMQVDTILLNHPQGSVGYRFQHGGKRLCVISDIEHSDPWPDPALKAFVAGADLMVYDGMFTDCEYPTCRGWGHSTWQKGVELARAANVKALGIIHLHPCHSDARLRSVEAEMQAEMPAAFIARERQVVEVGAPVRKVRSKGLALAAIA, from the coding sequence ATGATGATGTCGAAACGTCCTACCCCAGACAGCGCCCTGACGCTGCGATTCTGGGGTGTCCGCGGCTCCACCCCGGTCAGCGGACCCGATTACGTCGAGTTCGGCGGCAGCACTCCGTGCCTGGAGATCCGCTGCGGCGAGCGCCTGTTCCTGATCGACGCTGGATCGGGCCTGTACAATTGCGGCCAGTTCCATCGGGAAACGCTTCCGAAGTCGGTCGACCTCCTGTTCAGCCACCTGCATCTCGACCACACCGGCGGCCTGCCCTTCTTCAAGCCCGCGGTGTTCGATCCGGAACGGACCGTCCACACCTATTGCGGCAATCTCGACGGCGCGTCCGCCGAGGAAGCCCTCGGGCGCCTGTTCGCGCCGCCGCTCTTCCCGGTTACACTCGACGTGCTGCCCTGTACGCTCAAGCACCACGGCTTCAAGGCTGGCGAGACGCTGACCTTCCCGGACGGCATGCAGGTCGACACGATCCTCCTCAATCATCCGCAGGGCTCGGTCGGCTATCGCTTCCAGCACGGCGGCAAGCGCCTCTGCGTGATCAGCGACATCGAGCACAGCGATCCCTGGCCCGACCCGGCGCTCAAGGCGTTCGTCGCGGGTGCCGACCTGATGGTCTACGACGGCATGTTCACGGATTGCGAGTATCCGACCTGCCGGGGCTGGGGCCATTCTACCTGGCAGAAGGGCGTCGAGCTCGCCCGCGCGGCGAACGTGAAGGCGCTCGGGATCATCCACCTGCATCCCTGCCATTCGGACGCCCGTCTGCGGAGCGTCGAGGCCGAGATGCAGGCCGAGATGCCCGCCGCCTTCATCGCCCGCGAGCGTCAGGTGGTCGAGGTGGGCGCGCCGGTGCGCAAGGTCCGCAGCAAGGGCCTCGCGCTCGCGGCGATCGCCTGA
- a CDS encoding L,D-transpeptidase family protein, with protein MLPAKAGQLLRAESLLVLCVWLHAGDARAQNAKAEAPIPAATLALMAAKGTSASAPVLFRAFKKESEIEVWKKTAGGRFVHLKTFPICRWSGQLGPKRKNGDRQTPEGFYSVAKGQMNPNSRYYLSFDVGYPNAFDRAHGGTGSAVMVHGVCSSMGCFAMTDQVVGEIYAIARDALAGGQAAFQFQSYPFRMTASNMARHRTDPNIAFWRQLKEGFDRFEATGDEVQVSVEGGRYAFAPVKDPAKERAVAIRRAAEEARIAALVDDGAAAVRTTYSDGGQNAFWAALASKGVSLGEVSRPEALAYAGQEVVVIPARRPTAPIPEATWAAWIAPGTGLSFDRASARFVAAYERAPDPFAPVAATYAETLPLLVRLALDAAPSADRAGHSSGAWAGMANPLGASGRLAQR; from the coding sequence ATGCTTCCTGCCAAAGCCGGACAGCTTCTTCGCGCCGAAAGCCTTCTCGTGCTGTGCGTGTGGCTGCATGCGGGGGATGCGCGGGCGCAGAACGCCAAGGCCGAGGCGCCGATCCCGGCGGCGACCCTCGCGTTGATGGCCGCCAAGGGCACCAGCGCCTCCGCGCCCGTGCTGTTTCGCGCCTTCAAGAAGGAATCCGAGATCGAGGTCTGGAAGAAGACGGCCGGCGGCCGCTTCGTCCACCTGAAGACCTTTCCGATCTGCCGCTGGTCCGGCCAGCTGGGGCCGAAGCGCAAGAACGGGGACCGGCAGACGCCGGAAGGGTTCTACAGCGTGGCCAAGGGCCAGATGAACCCGAATTCCCGCTACTACCTGTCCTTCGATGTCGGCTACCCCAACGCCTTCGACCGCGCCCATGGCGGCACCGGCTCCGCCGTGATGGTCCACGGCGTCTGCTCCTCGATGGGGTGCTTCGCCATGACCGATCAGGTTGTGGGCGAGATCTACGCCATCGCCCGCGACGCGTTGGCCGGCGGGCAAGCGGCGTTCCAATTTCAATCCTACCCGTTCCGGATGACGGCCTCGAACATGGCGCGCCACCGCACGGACCCGAACATCGCGTTCTGGCGGCAGTTGAAGGAAGGCTTCGACCGGTTCGAGGCGACGGGAGACGAGGTTCAGGTGAGCGTCGAGGGTGGCCGCTACGCGTTCGCACCGGTGAAGGATCCGGCCAAGGAACGCGCCGTCGCGATCCGGCGCGCGGCTGAGGAGGCGCGCATCGCCGCCCTCGTCGACGATGGCGCGGCGGCGGTCCGGACGACCTATTCGGACGGCGGGCAGAACGCCTTCTGGGCGGCGCTCGCCTCGAAGGGCGTCTCGCTCGGGGAGGTCAGCCGGCCGGAAGCGCTCGCCTATGCGGGGCAGGAGGTCGTGGTGATCCCAGCGCGCCGGCCGACTGCGCCGATCCCGGAAGCGACCTGGGCCGCCTGGATCGCGCCCGGCACCGGCCTATCGTTCGATCGGGCCTCGGCCCGGTTCGTCGCGGCCTACGAGCGCGCGCCGGACCCTTTCGCACCGGTCGCCGCGACCTACGCGGAGACGCTGCCCCTGCTGGTCCGCCTCGCGCTCGACGCCGCCCCGAGCGCCGATCGCGCCGGTCATTCGAGCGGCGCCTGGGCGGGAATGGCCAATCCGCTCGGGGCGTCCGGGCGACTGGCGCAGCGCTGA
- a CDS encoding class II glutamine amidotransferase, with translation MCELLGMSANVPTDIRFSFAALARRGGETGPHADGWGISFYEGRGCRTFHDPEPSARSELAKLLRNYPIKSRIVVAHVRKANRGRVSLENTHPFARELWGRRWTFAHNGQLKGVKRLPLTGFHPIGTTDSEHAFCWMMGQLQCRWRALPKPAALDRAVADLCAELHGRGVFNMLLSDSRSLYAHCGKRLCYLTRCAPFGTATLVDEDWRVDFAQETTERDIVTVIATQALTRDETWTDLDKGDVLVLRDGGIRLIKPGHAPARTLAAPLSAPHAC, from the coding sequence ATGTGCGAATTGCTCGGCATGAGCGCGAACGTGCCAACCGATATCCGCTTCTCGTTTGCCGCGCTGGCGCGACGCGGCGGCGAGACCGGCCCGCACGCGGATGGCTGGGGCATCAGCTTCTACGAGGGACGGGGCTGCCGGACCTTCCACGATCCGGAGCCGAGCGCCCGGTCGGAACTCGCCAAGCTCCTGCGCAACTACCCGATCAAGAGCCGCATCGTGGTGGCGCACGTGCGCAAGGCGAATCGCGGGCGGGTTTCGCTGGAGAACACGCATCCCTTCGCCCGCGAACTCTGGGGCCGCCGCTGGACCTTCGCGCACAACGGGCAGTTGAAGGGCGTGAAACGGCTGCCGCTGACGGGCTTCCACCCGATCGGGACGACCGACAGCGAGCACGCCTTCTGCTGGATGATGGGCCAGCTCCAGTGTCGCTGGCGCGCCCTGCCGAAGCCCGCCGCCCTCGACCGGGCGGTCGCCGACCTGTGTGCCGAGCTGCACGGGCGCGGCGTCTTCAACATGCTCCTGTCCGACAGCCGCTCCCTCTACGCCCATTGCGGCAAGCGCCTCTGTTACTTGACGCGCTGCGCGCCCTTCGGCACGGCGACCCTCGTCGACGAGGATTGGCGGGTCGATTTCGCGCAGGAGACGACGGAGCGCGACATCGTCACCGTGATCGCCACGCAGGCCCTGACCCGTGACGAGACCTGGACCGACCTCGACAAGGGCGACGTGCTCGTCCTGCGCGACGGCGGCATCCGCCTCATCAAGCCCGGCCACGCGCCAGCCCGCACGCTCGCGGCCCCCTTAAGCGCGCCGCACGCCTGTTGA
- a CDS encoding NepR family anti-sigma factor translates to MRSDEIQTIPDHPDRDADARPNLSASIRTHLGDHLRTAYEAIGQAEMPNRFVELIDKLEAALRAQGEAVEPDFRDGLLAAVPSLRAFALSLTSNPARSDDLVQDTLLKGWQHRARFQPGTNLNAWLFTILRNIFYSDHRKRVREVEDQDGSYAARLATAPHQGDRLDVEDLQSALAKLPPDQREALVLVGAEGVSYEEAATIMGCKVGTVKSRVSRARGRLAELLGYDEEDLGSDRFIQSAMPKEA, encoded by the coding sequence ATGCGAAGCGACGAGATTCAGACAATCCCCGACCACCCGGACCGGGACGCGGACGCGCGGCCCAACCTGTCGGCGAGCATCCGCACCCATCTCGGCGACCACCTGCGCACCGCCTACGAGGCGATCGGACAGGCGGAGATGCCGAACCGGTTCGTGGAGCTGATCGACAAGCTCGAAGCGGCCCTGCGTGCGCAGGGCGAGGCCGTCGAGCCCGATTTCCGCGACGGGCTGCTCGCGGCCGTGCCGAGCCTGCGCGCCTTCGCGCTCTCGCTGACCTCGAATCCCGCCCGCTCGGACGATCTCGTGCAGGACACGCTGCTGAAGGGCTGGCAGCACCGGGCTCGCTTCCAGCCGGGCACGAACCTCAATGCGTGGCTGTTCACGATCCTGCGCAATATCTTCTACTCGGATCATCGCAAGCGCGTGCGCGAGGTCGAGGATCAGGACGGCTCCTACGCCGCCCGGCTCGCGACGGCCCCGCACCAGGGCGACCGCCTCGACGTCGAGGATCTGCAGAGCGCGCTCGCCAAGCTGCCGCCGGACCAGCGCGAGGCCCTCGTCCTCGTCGGCGCGGAGGGCGTCTCCTACGAGGAGGCGGCGACCATCATGGGCTGCAAGGTCGGGACGGTGAAGAGCCGCGTCAGCCGCGCGCGCGGTCGTCTCGCGGAGCTTCTCGGCTACGACGAAGAGGATCTCGGCTCCGACCGGTTCATCCAGTCGGCGATGCCGAAGGAGGCCTGA
- a CDS encoding DUF1236 domain-containing protein, translating into MNVKTLLAASAIALALPMAAQAQGLVRGAEQGARDGGDAAGPVGAIVGGAVGAATGTVGGILGVDDRPRFRSYVNERRVRSYDYDGRVAVGTTLPSSGVTYYEVPDDYRVKPGYRYTVVNDRPVLVDRGHRIVEVID; encoded by the coding sequence ATGAACGTCAAGACCCTTCTCGCGGCTTCCGCGATCGCCCTCGCGCTGCCGATGGCGGCCCAGGCCCAGGGCCTCGTGCGCGGTGCCGAGCAGGGCGCTCGCGACGGCGGCGACGCGGCGGGCCCGGTGGGTGCGATCGTCGGTGGTGCGGTCGGTGCCGCGACGGGCACGGTCGGCGGCATCCTCGGTGTCGATGACCGTCCGCGCTTCCGCAGCTACGTCAACGAGCGTCGCGTCCGCTCCTACGATTACGATGGACGCGTGGCGGTCGGCACCACGCTGCCGAGCAGCGGCGTGACCTACTACGAGGTGCCGGACGATTATCGCGTGAAGCCCGGCTACCGCTATACGGTCGTGAACGATCGCCCGGTGCTGGTCGATCGCGGCCACCGCATCGTCGAAGTCATCGACTGA
- the mscL gene encoding large conductance mechanosensitive channel protein MscL, translating into MLEEFKKFALRGNVVDLAVGVIIGAAFGAIVTSAVQDVFMPVIGAITGGLDFSNYYVPLSSKVQSGLAYAEAKKQGAVLGYGQFVTVAINFTIVAFVLFLVIRAMNKLQTREEQKPEAVAEVPADVKILGEIRDLLATRPRP; encoded by the coding sequence ATGCTGGAGGAATTCAAAAAGTTCGCGCTGCGCGGGAACGTGGTCGATCTCGCCGTTGGCGTGATCATCGGCGCGGCCTTCGGGGCGATCGTCACCTCCGCCGTGCAGGACGTGTTCATGCCGGTCATCGGAGCGATCACCGGCGGTCTCGACTTCTCGAACTACTACGTTCCGCTCTCGTCGAAGGTGCAGAGCGGCCTCGCCTATGCCGAGGCCAAGAAGCAGGGCGCGGTTCTCGGCTATGGGCAGTTCGTCACCGTCGCCATCAATTTCACCATCGTCGCCTTCGTGCTGTTCCTCGTCATCCGCGCCATGAACAAGCTGCAGACCCGTGAGGAGCAGAAGCCCGAGGCCGTCGCCGAGGTGCCGGCGGACGTGAAGATCCTCGGCGAGATCCGCGACCTACTTGCCACTCGCCCGCGCCCCTGA
- a CDS encoding CDP-alcohol phosphatidyltransferase family protein — MDDLFPPFAPDPNEPKPRRFKPVPFRMIAPNMITLMALCLGLTAIRLAFEGKFEPAVIAIVVAALLDGVDGRVARLLKGTSRFGAELDSLADFVNFGCAPALILYGFALFHLRSVGWIVALIFAIAMGLRLARFNAMLDDPDRPEWKKDYFVGMPAPAGALTAMLPLYLHFLGFSFEKWAAPLVLVYLLAIALLVVSTVPTFSGKTMGKRVPRGWVLPIFLLGVAIFGIAISFPFEVMVAVSLAYLAVIPVGAIQYRRRAKLESLSRPVLPDEPTTGPQAP, encoded by the coding sequence ATGGACGATCTGTTCCCGCCCTTCGCGCCGGACCCGAACGAGCCGAAGCCGCGCCGCTTCAAGCCGGTGCCGTTCCGGATGATCGCGCCGAACATGATCACCCTGATGGCGCTTTGCCTCGGGCTCACCGCGATTCGCCTCGCCTTCGAGGGCAAGTTCGAGCCGGCCGTGATCGCTATCGTGGTGGCAGCGCTCCTCGACGGCGTCGACGGGCGCGTCGCCCGTCTCCTCAAGGGCACGTCGCGCTTCGGGGCCGAACTCGATTCGCTGGCCGACTTCGTCAATTTCGGCTGCGCGCCGGCCTTGATCCTCTACGGCTTCGCGCTCTTCCACTTGCGCTCGGTCGGCTGGATCGTGGCGCTGATCTTCGCGATCGCCATGGGCCTGCGGCTCGCCCGCTTCAACGCGATGCTAGACGATCCCGACCGGCCCGAGTGGAAGAAGGACTATTTCGTCGGTATGCCGGCGCCTGCCGGCGCGCTGACGGCGATGCTGCCGCTCTACCTGCACTTCCTCGGCTTCTCGTTCGAGAAATGGGCGGCGCCGCTGGTCCTCGTCTACCTGCTCGCCATCGCCCTCCTCGTCGTCTCAACAGTGCCGACCTTCTCCGGCAAGACCATGGGCAAGCGGGTGCCGCGCGGGTGGGTTCTGCCGATCTTCCTTCTCGGCGTCGCGATCTTCGGCATCGCCATCAGCTTCCCCTTCGAGGTGATGGTCGCCGTCAGCCTCGCCTATCTCGCGGTGATTCCAGTCGGCGCGATCCAATATCGTCGCCGGGCGAAACTGGAATCGCTGAGCCGCCCGGTCCTGCCGGACGAGCCGACAACCGGTCCTCAGGCTCCGTGA
- a CDS encoding phosphatidylserine decarboxylase, with the protein MTDLFETIRRVLVPIHKEGYPFILIGIVLTVLAGYFSQFFGWIFLILTLWVCYFFRDPERVTPVAEGLVVSPADGRVNLIATVLPPPELDLPQVPMTRVSVFMNVFDCHVNRVPVTGRIGQIHYTPGLFLNAELDKASEDNERNGLVMETLHKGAPVRIGVVQIAGLVARRIVGFVAAGDSLQVGERFGLIRFGSRVDVYLPAGTRVLVGLGQKAVAGETVLADLSGGPERTFRRI; encoded by the coding sequence ATGACCGATCTCTTCGAGACGATCCGCCGCGTCCTCGTGCCGATCCACAAGGAGGGCTATCCCTTCATCCTGATCGGCATCGTGCTGACGGTGCTGGCGGGCTACTTCTCGCAGTTCTTCGGCTGGATCTTCCTGATCCTCACCCTCTGGGTCTGCTACTTCTTCCGCGATCCGGAGCGCGTCACGCCGGTGGCCGAGGGCCTCGTGGTCTCGCCGGCGGACGGGCGCGTGAACCTGATCGCGACCGTGCTGCCGCCGCCGGAACTCGACCTGCCGCAGGTGCCGATGACCCGGGTCTCGGTTTTCATGAACGTGTTCGACTGCCACGTGAACCGGGTGCCTGTGACGGGCCGGATCGGGCAGATCCACTACACGCCGGGCCTGTTCCTCAACGCCGAGCTCGACAAGGCGAGCGAGGACAACGAGCGCAACGGCCTCGTGATGGAGACCCTGCACAAGGGCGCGCCGGTGCGCATCGGCGTGGTGCAGATCGCCGGCCTCGTCGCACGCCGCATCGTCGGTTTCGTGGCGGCGGGCGATTCGCTCCAGGTCGGCGAGCGCTTCGGGCTCATCCGGTTCGGATCGCGGGTCGACGTCTACCTGCCGGCCGGAACCCGCGTCCTCGTCGGGCTCGGCCAGAAGGCGGTCGCGGGCGAGACGGTGCTCGCCGATCTCTCGGGTGGTCCCGAGCGGACCTTCCGCCGGATCTGA
- a CDS encoding ABCB family ABC transporter ATP-binding protein/permease: MSSDSGPAAPPERPGLVTTYRRLWPYLWPHGRLDLQRRVFLAFGLLLVAKLATMVAPFTFKWATDALVAAANAKPGEALPTGLFAAPVLMIALYGLARIVMSALTQVRDGLFAKVAMHAVRRLALETFEHMHRLSLRFHLERKTGGLTRVLERGRGGIEELSRLMVLTLVPTIVEFVLVIGVLAYEFDWTYSAVVLVTVLAYLGFTYKATEWRIAIRRRMNNSDTEANTKAVDSLLNFETVKYFGAERRETERYDASMAKYEKASTQTYVSLAVLNAGQAVIFTIGMTIVMWLSARDIMAGRTTIGGFVLVNTMLIQLSMPLNFMGMIYREIKQALIDIDDMFRILHRNPEIADRPGAPALRVAEAAVRFEDVRFAYNPDRPILRGVTFSVAPGRTVAIVGPSGAGKSTLSRLLFRFYETQGGRITIDGQDIAQVRQDSLRAAIGMVPQDTVLFNDTIGYNIRYGRWDASLEEVREAARLAQIDRFISGLPEGYDTPVGERGLKLSGGEKQRVAIARTILKGPPILVLDEATSALDSFTEREIQDALERVSRGRTTLVIAHRLSTVVNADEIIVLDRGLVVERGDHPSLLARGGVYAALWSRQREADEAREALKRAEDEDDLPGAAEPRMRAPEPLPAE; this comes from the coding sequence ATGAGTTCCGATTCTGGCCCGGCCGCGCCGCCCGAGCGCCCCGGCCTCGTCACCACCTATCGCCGGCTCTGGCCCTATCTCTGGCCCCACGGCCGGCTCGACCTGCAGCGGCGCGTCTTTCTCGCCTTCGGCCTCCTGCTCGTCGCCAAGCTCGCGACGATGGTGGCGCCCTTCACCTTCAAATGGGCGACCGACGCCCTCGTCGCCGCTGCCAATGCCAAGCCCGGCGAGGCCCTGCCCACCGGCCTCTTCGCCGCGCCGGTGCTGATGATCGCGCTCTACGGTCTGGCGCGCATCGTGATGAGCGCATTGACGCAGGTGCGGGACGGGCTCTTCGCCAAGGTCGCGATGCATGCCGTGCGCCGGCTCGCGCTGGAGACCTTCGAGCACATGCACCGCCTGTCCCTGCGCTTCCACCTGGAGCGCAAGACCGGCGGGCTGACGCGCGTTCTGGAGCGGGGCCGCGGCGGCATCGAGGAATTGTCGCGGCTGATGGTGCTCACCCTGGTGCCGACCATCGTCGAGTTCGTGCTCGTGATCGGCGTCCTCGCCTACGAGTTCGACTGGACATACTCGGCCGTCGTGCTGGTGACGGTGCTCGCCTATCTCGGCTTCACCTACAAGGCGACGGAGTGGCGGATCGCGATCCGGCGCCGGATGAACAATTCCGACACCGAGGCCAATACCAAGGCGGTCGACTCCCTCCTGAACTTCGAGACGGTGAAGTATTTCGGCGCGGAGCGGCGCGAGACCGAGCGATACGACGCCTCGATGGCGAAGTACGAAAAAGCCTCGACCCAGACCTACGTCTCGCTCGCCGTGCTGAATGCGGGTCAGGCCGTCATCTTCACCATCGGCATGACGATCGTGATGTGGCTGTCCGCGCGCGACATCATGGCCGGGCGGACCACGATCGGCGGGTTCGTGCTCGTCAACACGATGCTGATCCAACTCTCGATGCCGCTCAACTTCATGGGCATGATCTACCGCGAGATCAAACAGGCCCTGATCGACATCGACGACATGTTCCGGATCCTGCACCGCAACCCCGAGATCGCGGACCGCCCGGGCGCACCGGCCCTGCGCGTCGCGGAAGCTGCCGTGCGCTTCGAGGACGTGCGCTTTGCCTACAACCCGGACCGGCCGATCCTGCGCGGGGTCACCTTCTCGGTCGCCCCCGGCAGGACGGTCGCCATCGTCGGTCCCTCGGGGGCCGGCAAGTCGACCCTGTCGCGGCTGCTGTTCCGGTTCTACGAGACGCAGGGCGGCCGCATCACGATCGACGGGCAGGACATCGCGCAGGTCCGGCAGGACAGCCTGCGCGCCGCCATCGGCATGGTTCCGCAGGACACGGTCCTGTTCAACGACACGATCGGCTACAACATCCGCTACGGCCGCTGGGACGCGAGCCTCGAGGAGGTTCGCGAGGCCGCCCGCCTCGCCCAGATCGACCGCTTCATCTCCGGCCTGCCGGAGGGCTACGACACGCCGGTCGGCGAGCGCGGGCTGAAGCTGTCGGGCGGCGAGAAGCAGCGGGTCGCGATCGCCCGCACCATCCTGAAGGGGCCGCCGATCCTCGTCCTCGATGAGGCGACCTCAGCGCTCGATTCCTTCACCGAGCGCGAGATCCAGGACGCCCTCGAACGGGTGTCGCGGGGACGCACCACCCTCGTCATCGCGCACCGCCTGTCCACCGTCGTCAACGCCGACGAGATCATCGTGCTCGACCGCGGCCTCGTCGTGGAGCGGGGCGACCACCCGAGCCTGCTGGCGAGGGGCGGCGTCTACGCGGCCCTGTGGAGCCGCCAGCGCGAGGCCGACGAGGCCCGCGAGGCCCTCAAGCGCGCGGAGGACGAGGACGACCTTCCGGGTGCCGCGGAGCCCCGCATGCGCGCGCCCGAGCCGCTGCCCGCCGAGTAG